DNA from Solanum stenotomum isolate F172 chromosome 3, ASM1918654v1, whole genome shotgun sequence:
CAGTTTAAATAAGCAATGGTGAGGCCAAAACTCCGCCATAATAGTCATCTTAGAAATCAACACATGTTTAAATCAGACAATTGAGATTcttatatattgaaaataattaaaacattaacTGTAAACAATGCCAagttcatatattatatatatatcatagcAGGACagtattgaaacaaaaaaaacatcgTCAacctattaaatattttatcaattcaatcaaCTCTCAGTCCTTATCCTTCACGACCTTCTGGAAATGATCTCCAAGGGTGGAAAGAACATCATGGATTTCTGCTGCCACTACTCCGTGTTGGCGTGAACTCTTTATTCACTTCCACCACTTCTTCTCAGACAAAGATATTAGCTgccaaaatataaatagagaacGATGAGCAAACCAAGTGATCAGGGGGTTCAAACCGAGAGTCAAGAGTAAGAAATTACTCATCAATGATGCCGTCAGTTCTTTATCTTCCAATAGAGAAACATGAATGGAGACATATTCATACAAACTGAAAGCTAATAGAACAAATTACGTGCTCTACAGTGAAAAACCCCACAACAATGACAGGAGGTAAACAACaccaacatacccaatgtaatcccacaagtgtgGTTTAGGGAGGGTAAAGttacgcaaaccttacccctacttcGTAGAGATTGAGAGGCTGTTTCGGATGGACCCTCggattgaaaaaagaaaaaaaattcaaagcagTTTAAAAAGGGGAATACAGAAGGGAAAGCAGTAACAACGAAATAATGCGAAATGGAAAACAGTACACAACATACAAAAGAAAGAACACTAACAACAGCAAAATAATGTGATAACCAAAGCACAAACAAACACAGGTgataattgaatttgaagaaCAAGAAATTACGAGAATATTGCTAATACTACTGGTAAAAAAAGTAGGTAATGACACGAGGTAAACATGTGACTTTTTTTATTCCTTTGTCACTTGAGCTAGGCGTCCACGGCATGGTATTTTAGAATCCTAGGAACTGATAATTTTTGTGAAGAAGTAGAATTAGCAGGTCCAAAATTATTCCTCGATTTGCAGCTTATTTATACAAGTGTCGGTATAATTCCCATGTGAAATCCATTCAGAAGAACACTCCATATCTGACTCCAAACTGCACAGACATTTAAGTTCTCTTTTCTGTCATAAATATATAAGCAgttaaaattacatcaaaagttgacacttctttgtttcttttggaTGGGTGGGAAGTAAATGACAACAGATACCTGAGTTGTCACATTCCACGTATTAAccttatatatgaaaataaatgtAAACTTCTATGCATATACAAACATGGACATGTAGCAGAAACATCTACGAGGATAAATAGAAGAATAACCAACCTGTCGTGCAACCTGTGCCATTCGGCGACTGTCCCGTGATGATTCTGTCGCTGAATTTGACATTTTTGGCTCTACATGACCATTTAATTTTTCTCCATTTAATTCCTTTGGAGAGCTCTTCTCAATTGGAGCATTCTCTTCTGATACACTCAACTGCTCTCTCTTCCTCTTTCTTTGAAAGGTGTATTTGATGACTCTATCTTTCGGAGTTTGGCTAGGAACTTCACCATATACATCAGCTATCTTTGACAATGAGTTTCCTGGCTGACTGCTAACAGTTACAAAATCAGGTCTGTCGCTATGAACCGCTAAGTTCTCCAAGGATCTACTTTCTTGTCTGGGGGAGTCCATTTTTGCCATCACTAACTCATCACTGACTGTTGAATTTAGAACACTAGAAATTTCAGCAGACTGCGGTTCATTTCCGGAAATTTCAGTGAACCCCAGCTTCTTGCCTGGTTCAGTTTTTTCTATCAGCAAGCTGTCGCTCATCTGAGAAGGATCTTCACCAGGAGCACAATCTCTATCAGGGCTGGAGTGAGCTATCAAGACACCAGCATTTGATGTTTTATCAATATTAAGGAAATGATCAGGACTGCTTCTTGGAGAAGGATAATCGGCTTTCCTATTTCTCATAGCTCTTCTTCTTTTTCGGCGAAAAGATTTTGAAATCTGTGATTCATTTCCATGCATTTCAGTGAATCCCAGCTTCATATCTGGTTCATCTTTTCCTATTGACAAACCATAGCCCATATGAGAAGGATCTTGATCAGGAGCACCATCGCTAGCAGGGCTGGAGTGAGCAGTCAAGCTACCAGTGTTCGACGTTTTATCAATATTCAGGAAATGGTCAGGACTGCTTCCTGGTGAAGGATAACCAGCTTTTCTATTTCTCATAGCTCTTCTTCTTTTTCGGCGAAAAGATGTTAGCAGGTGCCAGCTGCTAAGCAAGTCATCTGCTTGTTGAATATTTTCCTGTGGATTAACCACATCATCGATCTTATTAATAGGTGCTGAATAGATCCCTTCACCTTCATCTACTGCATTaccattttcatttttagttttttcaacTCCTTTAGAAACAGATAAATCTCCATCTAAAAGGTTTCCTTCACAAGCACGAATTCTCTGTGTACACCCATTTCTGTATAGCTCTGGCACTTTACTTCTCAAAATTATAGAGGGTAAATCTGGACCTGAAATGCTAGGTTTTCCAAGTTGAACCATTTTGCTACATGACTGATGGCCCTGATTTTTCGGCTTCATATTCGTAACTTCTACGTTAGAAATTGTCATAGACTCCTCCTGTGATTCATGAGGCAACACAACTCTGTTCTCTTCGTGTAGTTCTCCAGGAGGAGCAGTGTCAATATCCTCTAAGTTACGTACTCCTCTCTCTTTGCAGCTTGTCACCCTCTCAAGATCTGCCTGAACTTCCCTCAGCTCTACTCTGAGATCACTCACAATATCTTCTGCTTCCTGAAGTTGAGCTTCAAGTTCTTCAATCTTTCTCTGTTGACTCAAGGACGTCAACTCTGCTTCACTAATCTGTTGCAAAAGAATAAGTAAAAACTTATGAATACGCGAAGCACCAGTAAATAGCATGTTAACTCATGGGGAAAAAGGGGGGGAAAAGTATTAAGCAAGAGTTACAAAGAGTATCCAATCACTGGTGCTATCTCTAAAAATGCACCAAAAAACGAAATGTTAATCTAATTTGTACAAAGGAATTTTCTACTACTCTGAACGCTCTCTTGTTCCTTTATACCAATGCGAAAGGTGGTTTTCAGTTTTGTGTCAAACTTATATATGTCGAACCTGTAGATGCTGTTGAACAGCTTTCTGATGATTACTGAAAGCATCATACTTGATAACAGAAACTTTACGGTCTCAATAATTTAACCCAAACACCTTATTTCAGATTGACAAGACAATTTTTGGAAGCCAAATTGTAAGACAGAAAAAGTGCTGCTTGTTATGTGGTCAATTACCTTAGACCTACACACAGACAGTCCAAGTGAGGAGTATACTGACACTGAGACAGATAGTTCAACATCACTGATCAACACATATCCTCCGAGCCTAAATGTCTCTCTTCACTCCAGAAAGTTCCAAATTCATTTTAATCATTTCTTTAAAATGCATCTGTCAATTCTAGAGCTCAATGAAGGTTTGGAACCTTAGTAGCAAATGGAATCAAACTAACAAGTTTATCTGGTGCCAAGTCAAAGTTGCCCAAGACTGTGTCCATGCAAACATACATATAAAACGAGATTAATAAATCCATTGGCATGACCAGTGATTATGCTAACCAGTCAAGAAAAAATTTCTTGAAGAAGGAAAGAACATGTGACAAGGATTTTTGAGGTGCATATCAAAATGATCATATCaaacaagaaaacaaagagaATTGTATAGATAGCACTAGTAACAAGATTATAACCTTAATAAACTAATCCAGTGGACTGACACTAGCTTCTATCCTATAATTTTAAGTGACTATGAACTTCTATCTAAAAGCAAGTCAACAGCCAAAATGGTAAGACCGTGCGCACACAAGGAGGAAGCAGGTCACCTCTATGTGCATTTGTGAAGTTTGGACTCCTAAGTGCCGATGTCTCTCAATGGATATCATAGAAGCTTAGAAGCCTAGGTTACAACCGAACGACAATGCTGATATACAAAATTACTGGGTAAACAAAACGAACTGAAAAGAAAGACAACACTTCATTTAAGATGAACTCTTGCAGAGGAGGTAAGAGGTcccaaaagatttaaaaaagaGCCAAACATATCCTACAAATATCGCAACATATTCGAAACGAAAGGAAATTTTCCCAAGTTAATGAATTACACAGAGTCATTCCAATATAAAGCCCAAAACATTAGGGTCAAACAAGTTCTCAAGCACTCAGTCAGCGGCCCTTTTTATCCTAGGTCCAACAACCTCACATTCCACTACATCCAGCAAGGGATCTATTTCCTCTGGGCGTCCATGGCAGGTGCCACACAAAAACCGTAATTTGTCCCAATGTTCAACTGTTTTACCATTAAGACACTAATTACCTGCATGCCATCATCCTAAATACAAAGAAGCTGCACAACAGGAAGAGTCCTGAAACTCTGTGTAACCAACAGTTGACAGCCAACATTTTGATAACTCAATCCTTGAAAGGAAAAAGGGTGTGCAGGTGAATAAATCTTGCCCGTACTTGATTCCCGTCGTGCATCTTATTACAACCCAATATAGCTCAAAGTTCACAATCAGCAATTCATCATCTTTCTTTTATTGTCATTCTTTTGATAAGTCAATTATCCACCTTGTTATATTTTTAGGAAGAGACAGGACTTTATATCAAGGAAGAGGATTTCCCTCAGTACCCAACCACCCATTTGAGTAGAGATAACAATTCAACCCCATTGAGAAGTCAATTATCCACCATGTTATATTTTTAGGAAGAAACAGAAATTTGTATCAAGGAAGAGAATTCTCCTCAGTCCCTCTCCACTCATTGAGTAGAGATAACAATTTAACCCACCCTCAAATCTGATGGAAAACAGAATTAAATGATGATCAAATGCTCAGATAAATTTAGGTCCGGGATCCAGAGCCTCCCTTATTACCTACTGACCTTTACTGTTGACCTCTTCAACTAAAATTAAATCAGTAGAGCATGTTAAATTTCTCCTTGGAATCTTATTAGATACATAAGTAACAGGTGAAAACAATGCCAATTAACACAAGTGAATTGTTCACAAATAGCATTATTCTCCTCAAAAGTAAACTGTCCAAACATCTATAAAATTGAGGTTAGTATGAGTTTATTAAGTCTAATGGTAACTTATAATAGAAAAGAAATATCATGTTTAGTAGGACAGGTGTAACTCTATTTACTAACATGTAAAACTTGACTCAAAATTTCATCAATTTGCACATATTTCATAACCAACTGATAAATATGTGAACATTGTTGAGTGAGATGTTTGGAAATCCTCTTCCAAGTTCAGTTTGTGGCATTGTAATTTCTAGAACCCATCACAGCTGGCATTCCTTTAGAAAGCGCAAGACTGCCCATGAGGAGAAAAGGCACACATAAACAAGTAGGCAGACAAGCTATACCAGCTGGAAACCAAGCTGTAGCCGTTTTCTCAAGGTGGTCTTTGGGACAGCTTGCACGGACCTCGACAATTCCACCAGGTACCTGCTACCTCCTACCGGCACAGGCACCAAGTAACTTTGCACTAAGGGTTGAGTGAATGGAAAGAAATCACTTAGTTTTTTTGCCTCTACTAGGATTTGAACTTAAAGCCTCATGGTTCTCCCCTTAAGCCACACACTTGGGTGCAAAACCAAGTTGTAGCCTTTGACTACCTTCATGAATCAAATAGATCTTAAGCTCTAAATTCATCGTAGAAATTTATTTTCCTAGCCCCATCATCAAgaacataaattgaaaattcCAGTGATGCCTTTGCTTGTGATACCCTATCATCACCCtctcttatttttttggaaGTATGTACCTGTTGATCTCGGGAAATATCTGGCTCAAGTTCTTTCGACTTATTGGAAAATACATGTACAAAACCTTACAAGAACACAAAAGACAAAATAAGACAATTACTTTGACCTTTTCACTTAAATGATAAACCTTTTTTCTCTGTCATGAAACAGGAAGAAAAAAGTGAATAAAACGTTTAGATGGTGATGCCCTGCCCTAGTGACAGACGATTTGGAAtgaaagagaaaacaaaagttCAAAAACATGGAATCACAAAAGGAGaaatgaacaacaacaacatacccggtGTAATCCCAAGagaaatcatttttgaaaaattaaaatgttattgctCAAATAGAGGGGGGAAGAAGAAATAACATTTCTAAAGCCATTGACATTCTCAACTGAATATCAACATGAAAGACCAAGAAGCATGATCACaattgaaaaagatagaaatgaCTTAATCCATTACTGAACAAGTTATGAATTTGATTGACAAAACAAAGGTACAATATTTTTCTACATTTCGTTGATtccaatttaaaacaaaatagacCAGTTATCCTAATAAAGTTTATTACAATAGCGTTGGAGCTTATAAAATCACCTCCTTCCCCACTTCTACCAAAACCAAtcacagagagagagagaatgagAGGAAGGGAAGAACAGAATCAAGAAGAACATTACCACATAATCTGGGAGAAAAAGCATTAAAGATTGTTACCAGACCTGAATATGTGGTATGATAATAGTTAGACATTTGAAACGATAGAATACTGAAGTATCATTACCTCAAGCAATTTACTTCACTCTCAGCCAATAAATGTAAAGCTAATGTTTCCATCCTAACCACCACTCCAGGCcagaaaacaagaaaaggaaTAGGAAGGAAGAAAGACAGATGTTTGAACTACACTGAACAATCGACGAGAGGTCCTACTCAGTAATACTCCTTGATCAAATTGATACTTGCCTTTTGAAAATATGTGGTGAAACTTCAAAATGTATAGTATCTCGAATAGAGAATTTTGGAAGTCTAAATGTCTACCCTTTGAGTACCCAAACACTTTCAGCATTTGCAAACATATTCAGGTttcaaagaaaaagatgagAATAACCAGACCTATTGCAAGCGGACATCTAGTAAAAATTACATACCTTCTGAAACAAAAAAGTTCgttttgaaattgaataagTCAAAATTCCATCTGCCGTGGTACATGACATATAGCAGAGACTCAACTTTTATGAACAAGACACATACTCAAAGAAGCAGAGTATAAGCAAATATTACAACCACAGCGAAACAACGTCGCCTTACTGAACAAGACACAGCATTTTCTCTAGTCTAAATCGCctttaaaacaaattgaaatctTAGGAGCAGAAAACAGGGGTAACAACATTAGTGTAAGCATCAGAAAAATAAACATTACTAAGAGTACAAGAGCTACACAAAAACCTAATTGAGTTACTAGGTCACAGcacataatttttgaaatttcctGTCTCCACCAAGGGAGCCTGAAAAAAGGTGAAAGAAAATCAGCAAGAGAGATGATCATACTTTCTTTTACTCAAAATTCTTTACACATTACTAAAACTAGAACGATCCCTTGAGCAGACTGACCAACTCATCAACAAAGTACTCAGCATAACATCAATCAACTCATTAACAAGTTATCTAcctatcaatcaatcaactcaTTAACAAGTTATCTAGCTATCAATCAATGACAAGGGGAAAAAAGAACATTTACATCACTACTAGACAAGTCAAGAATCAATTTTACCACAAAAATCAAGTTCAATCAACCAACCCAAAAAACCCAAATGAACACACATTGAAGAGCACaacaatcaagaaaactcaATACTTCAAAACAACACACTTGTCaagaaacacaaaaaaaatcaccTTTGAATCCATCATCTGTTTGAGACGCAAAAGCATCCCAAGCCCCTCCTCTTTCGCCACTTGAAGTTCATGCTTATAACGAACAGCCTTCTGTTCGGACGACATAATCCTCGCCGCCGCTTCCTTCGCCGTATTCAAAATTATATCCGCATAAGCCCTTTTCAAAGCCGTCAGTCTCTGCAACccaataaatcaaaattcaaaaaaaaaatcaaacccacccaaaaaaaaacatcaatgaAACTAAATTAACCGTTACAACCATCAAACAAAACTTAAAATACGATCAATATCGTTTTCCATTATCACAAAAGtactcaaatttaaaaatagttttttttaaaaaaaaacaggtAGTTAGAAAGTTGTAAGTAGTGGTTGAGTTGGTAGCGCTGCCGTGAGAATCCGACCAGATTGTCGGAATGTCGGCGCCGGGCTTACCTCATCGGTGTCCATTTCGGTTTTCCGTTAAAGCATCGACGGGGTTGCGGTTTTAAGGTTTTTCAGACCGAAGTATTATAAAAGAGAAAGAGGGGAAGgtggttttttttctttcttttttttctcagcAGCTGTCTGTTATGAACTGAATGTTCTGTTGTGTGGTTCTGTGAATGTACGTTTATACCCCTGAGAAACGGGTCGAACTACGAGACCGCCACCGTTATGTGACTGGGGGCAGTTTTTGTCTTTTCGGCTTGTAGAATTTGGTTGCCTATGTGCGCGCGTCGGAAAAGGTATGGGTCCCACGGTCCGATGGTTTTGGATGACGTGGCAGTATTGGGTTGTTCATCTGTGGTGGCTTAGAGACACGAGGTTGAAGTTTGGAGGGAAAGTAGATCTCAAAATGGCCCCACTTTCATTTCCttaatatttagtttttttatacgttagttttattaatttttaaaatattaaaaagaatattCATTCGGTGTCCGGAAAACTCTACCCgaggaataaaatattttctaacaaAGGCGACTTTGTATTCGAGAGGACTTAAACCCCAAGCCTCTAGACAATGATGATAGAGTACATATCGCTTCACCAGAAGTCACAACCTTTGTTGGTAATATTCGTGGGACTTATGCCTCAAGACTTCTCATATCCCGTGGTAAGTTAAATGCTCCATCTTATGtcatacttttaaaaaaaaggaaaaaattattctattacacaaatatttatatcatatttaagaattattcttatagtttgaaataattatatattatctcattaattaataaatttatataaaatttcaagttaGATACATATATTCTTATTAGCAGATACATTctgaaatataaatacataggGAGAGATGTGAGTGAG
Protein-coding regions in this window:
- the LOC125859384 gene encoding uncharacterized protein LOC125859384, which encodes MDTDERLTALKRAYADIILNTAKEAAARIMSSEQKAVRYKHELQVAKEEGLGMLLRLKQMMDSKISEAELTSLSQQRKIEELEAQLQEAEDIVSDLRVELREVQADLERVTSCKERGVRNLEDIDTAPPGELHEENRVVLPHESQEESMTISNVEVTNMKPKNQGHQSCSKMVQLGKPSISGPDLPSIILRSKVPELYRNGCTQRIRACEGNLLDGDLSVSKGVEKTKNENGNAVDEGEGIYSAPINKIDDVVNPQENIQQADDLLSSWHLLTSFRRKRRRAMRNRKAGYPSPGSSPDHFLNIDKTSNTGSLTAHSSPASDGAPDQDPSHMGYGLSIGKDEPDMKLGFTEMHGNESQISKSFRRKRRRAMRNRKADYPSPRSSPDHFLNIDKTSNAGVLIAHSSPDRDCAPGEDPSQMSDSLLIEKTEPGKKLGFTEISGNEPQSAEISSVLNSTVSDELVMAKMDSPRQESRSLENLAVHSDRPDFVTVSSQPGNSLSKIADVYGEVPSQTPKDRVIKYTFQRKRKREQLSVSEENAPIEKSSPKELNGEKLNGHVEPKMSNSATESSRDSRRMAQVARQLISLSEKKWWK